A genomic window from Malassezia vespertilionis chromosome 6, complete sequence includes:
- the TRM61 gene encoding guanidinoacetate N-methyltransferase (EggNog:ENOG503NW0U; COG:J; BUSCO:EOG09262H50) has translation MATSTARSIVEDGDLVIVFASRDRPPTPLHVQKGEQLVNLFGNFPHDEIIGKPYGSKVFSKNQRGFIYILRPTPELWTLSLPHRTQILYTPDIAFILMKLNLSPGASVIEAGTGSGSFTHALARAVGRGAPACDGIGQTTSAWKAEAPISSPLPRGPCDGRVWSFEFHAERAEKAQSEFAAHGIDRTVLLEHRNVCKDGFGVDHAADAIFLDLPAPWDAVPFALDALRSDVATRICCFSPCIEQVLRSVTALSEHGFTDVSTYESLIRTHETLTNVAPLEPISTVVEKICASERKREGRREMQIANSRLERERRRAAEPVVQENETANEAQKLDISLKRKADDEPDETQSLAMQAQPNIQGPPAEMLFSAGFRQKVERRAVHMANVCSRPYPQMRGHTSYLTFATLLPRD, from the exons ATGGCGACGAGTACGGCACGTTCAATCGTGGAAGACGGCGATCTGGTGATCGTGTTTGCC TCGCGCGACCGTCCACCGACTCCCCTTCATGTGCAAAAGGGTGAGCAGCTTGTCAATTTGTTTGGCAATTTTCCCCATGACGAAATAATAGGAAAGCCATACGGAAGCAAGGTGTTTTCCAAGAACCAACGCGGCTTTATTTACATTCTACGCCCTACACCAGAGCTTTGGACCCTTTCGCTTCCTCACCGTACGCAAATTTTGTACACGCCGGACATTGCATTCATTCTCATGAAGCTGAACCTTTCGCCTGGCGCATCGGTGATTGAGGCAGGCACTGGTAGTGGAAGCTTTACGCATGCACTGGCACGTGCCGTTGGACGTGGAGCACCTGCATGCGATGGTATTGGCCAGACCACCAGTGCGTGGAAAGCCGAAGCACCGATTTCCTCCCCTCTACCCCGCGGTCCTTGCGATGGGCGCGTATGGAGCTTTGAGTTCCACGCGGAGCGTGCAGAGAAAGCTCAGTCAGAGTTTGCGGCACATGGGATAGATCGCACTGTACTGTTGGAGCACCGCAATGTATGCAAGGATGGTTTTGGTGTGGACCATGCAGCGGATGCGATTTTCCTTGACTTGCCGGCGCCATGGGACGCTGTTCCCTTCGCATTggatgcattgcgctcAGATGTAGCCACGCGTATTTGCTGCTTTTCCCCGTGCATTGAACAAGTGTTGCGCAGTGTCACGGCACTCTCTGAGCATGGCTTTACCGACGTGTCTACGTATGAGAGCTTGATTCGCACGCACGAAACGCTGACCAACGTCGCCCCGCTGGAACCCATTTCGACCGTCGTGGAAAAGATTTGTGCGAGTGAACGGAAGCGTGAAGGTCGGCGCGAGATGCAAATTGCAAACTCGCGTCTGGAGCGCGAAAGACGACGTGCGGCCGAACCTGTCGTACAAGAAAACGAAACAGCCAACGAAGCCCAAAAATTGGACATCTCGCTGAAACGCAAAGCAGACGACGAGCCCGACGAGACACAATCTCTAGCGATGCAAGCCCAGCCCAACATTCAAGGACCACCCGCCGAGATGCTCTTCTCCGCCGGTTTCCGCCAAAAAGTagagcgacgcgcggtTCATATGGCCAATGTTTGCTCGCGGCCTTACCCCCAAATGCGCGGGCATACAAGCTACTTGACATTTGCTACCTTGTTACCTCGTGACTAG
- a CDS encoding uncharacterized protein (COG:K; EggNog:ENOG503NTWQ): MDANPEIAEKRRARAAKKLQQKQAHAQANEECTQADANIASLIAPRTWISVRNSEQHGRRVRVVTWNILAQCLVRHELFPGSDNLRIKSRFPGIGAELRSYDWDIGCFQEVDNMQHHGEVLRKTGYAYQYERGYANKAHGLLIAWRKEPKEKHAHFGEPLFSRTLHLDDANPLAAFPDKVPPHDPTFLSRITRNILLLVALPFADGHGGVLVATSHLFWHPRFGYERVRQAGIIAQEIASFRKEHAMCAPWPAIFCGDMNDQPHSCMYSMLTGKTEYTEAMDAELASSRIVHTSVDEMRGLRTANYAATMTENGDMDRVLGRHRLPKEGELLTTAQLQRLYAFPTLNHPAYMRSAYSTAYAHLDTDIPLEFFKDRGTVSERYDLESMPEPSDPRQLASTEPKWTLYSPLFRLTLDYIMLVPSMDGTYPRITALLPIHPSSLLAPGLPRQTVGASDHVLLGAELVL; the protein is encoded by the coding sequence ATGGACGCCAACCCAGAGATAGCAGagaaacggcgcgcgcgtgcggcgaaGAAATTACAGCAGAAGCAGGCGCATGCTCAGGCCAACGAAGAGTGCACACAAGCAGATGCCAACATTGCATCGCTCATTGCCCCCCGCACGTGGATTTCTGTGCGCAACAGCGAGCAGCATGGGCGGCGTGTAAGGGTCGTAACGTGGAATATACTAGCACAATGCCTAGTTCGCCACGAGCTTTTTCCCGGAAGCGATAACCTCCGTATAAAGTCACGTTTCCCTGGCATTGGTGCTGAGCTCCGGTCGTATGACTGGGATATTGGTTGCTTTCAGGAGGTAGATAACATGCAGCACCATGgcgaggtgctgcgcaagacagGCTACGCATACCAATATGAGCGTGGTTATGCGAATAAAGCACATGGCCTTTTAATCGCATGGCGCAAAGAACCCAAAGAAAAGCACGCACACTTTGGCGAACCGTTGTTTTCTCGTACGTTGCATCTGGACGACGCCAATCCACTTGCCGCATTCCCCGATAAAGTTCCCCCGCACGATCCAACGTTTCTATCGAGGATAACGCGTAATATTTTGCTTCTGGTGGCATTGCCATTTGCGGACGGGCACGGTGGTGTGCTCGTTGCAACATCGCACTTGTTTTGGCATCCGCGGTTTGGGTACGAGCGAGTGCGCCAAGCGGGCATTATTGCACAGGAAATTGCGTCGTTTCGCAAAGAACATGCGATGTGTGCACCATGGCCTGCCATATTCTGCGGCGATATGAATGATCAGCCACACTCTTGCATGTACAGCATGCTGACGGGAAAAACAGAGTACACGGAAGCGATGGATGCAGAGCTTGCTTCTTCGCGTATTGTGCATACGTCTGTTGACGAAATGCGTGGGCTGCGTACGGCAAACTATGCGGCCACCATGACCGAGAACGGCGACATGGACCGCGTATTGGGCCGGCACCGTCTGCCAAAAGAAGGCGAGCTTTTGACCACAGCACAGCTACAGCGTCTGTATGCATTCCCGACGCTGAATCATCCCGCATATATGCGTAGTGCTTATAGCACAGCGTACGCACATCTCGACACGGACATACCCCTGGAATTTTTTAAGGATCGCGGCACGGTGTCGGAGCGTTACGACTTGGAAAGCATGCCTGAACCAAGCGATCCACGCCAGCTGGCCAGCACCGAACCAAAGTGGACGCTGTACTCGCCGCTGTTTCGACTTACGCTGGACTATATTATGCTTGTTCCGAGCATGGACGGCACATACCCACGCATCACGGCGCTGCTCCCTATCCATCCCTCTTCCCTTCTCGCCCCGGGATTGCCACGCCAGACCGTTGGGGCCTCTGACCACGTCCTACTGGGTGCGGAGCTTGTTTTGTAG